From a region of the Sesamum indicum cultivar Zhongzhi No. 13 linkage group LG3, S_indicum_v1.0, whole genome shotgun sequence genome:
- the LOC105158558 gene encoding protein SPT2 homolog isoform X2, with amino-acid sequence MRGYERDEYENWDEYEDDGDEQEEEEDGEDGYEEPPQPTQEELEYLELRQRIKESIRKQMKKDLGTANSGSRDKINAFRKDNYGSFFGPSQPVIAQRVIQESKSLLENPDLAARISRPNHTSKKTSVSAPAGSKPQANRPPIVTNKLKKKVEMLKNTRDYSFLLSEDAEVPASTKSPPPRNLSAPKSDARSAQLAPRSKQVVNDRGRDVSNGRDGRRPMPPSSQSKPKGAPEKTAKLSTEPRKQLGSHNGSGPGRPQGPKGMPSKSPMPASGKVTAPVAKSTMAGSHRPNPSTIQSGARKPLPSHMQSGTQRPAPPRSQPPLKKPTVQRKEYQESSKPKVVSKQPLPSSRDQQLKRPTPKLPARGNLAEERPKAKPKRPRYDEDSDGENAINMIRQMFGYNPNRFRDDDDVSDMEANFDDIMREEKRSAKIAKREDEEQLRLIEEEERRERMRLAKKRKLSRQ; translated from the exons ATGCGGGGCTATGAAAGAGAT GAGTATGAGAATTGGGATGAGTATGAGGACGATGGTGATGAGcaagaagaggaggaagatGGTGAGGATGGATATGAAGAACCTCCACAGCCGACCCAGGAGGAGTTGGAATATCTTGAACTGAGGCAAAGGATAAAAGAATCTATCAGAAAGCAGATGAAAAAGGATCTGGGCACTGCCAATTCTGGTTCCCGTGACAAGATAAATGCATTTCGTAAAGACAA TTATGGTTCCTTCTTTGGGCCTTCACAACCAGTCATTGCACAGAGAGTAATTCAAGAAAGCAAGTCCTTGTTGGAGAATCCAGACTTGGCAGCGAGGATTTCCAGACCTAACCATACT AGCAAGAAGACCTCTGTTTCAGCCCCTGCAGGGTCAAAACCTCAAGCCAACCGTCCACCAATTGTTACTAATAAG ttgaaaaaaaaagttgaaatgcTCAAAAATACGAGGGACTATTCGTTTCTATTATCTGAGGATGCTGAGGTTCCAGCCTCAACAAAGAGCCCTCCACCAAGAAATCTATCGGCCCCCAAGTCTG ATGCACGCTCTGCTCAACTAGCTCCAAGGAGCAAACAGGTGGTGAATGATCGTGGAAGAGATGTCTCCAATGGTCGTGATGGGAGGAGGCCAATGCCTCCAAGCAGTCAAAGCAAACCTAAAGGTGCACCAGAGAAGACAGCCAAGTTATCAACAGAACCTAGAAAACAGCTTGGTAGCCATAATGGAAGTGGGCCTGGTCGGCCTCAGGGGCCCAAAGGCATGCCTTCTAAGAGTCCCATGCCTGCTTCAGGGAAGGTCACTGCACCCGTTGCAAAAAGTACTATGGCGGGTTCGCATAGACCAAACCCTTCAACCATACAATCTGGTGCCCGTAAACCATTGCCATCACATATGCAATCTGGCACTCAGAGACCTGCTCCTCCGCGCAGTCAACCCCCACTTAAAAAACCCACAGTGCAGAGGAAGGAGTATCAAGAAAGTAGCAAGCCTAAGGTCGTCAGTAAACAGCCATTGCCATCCTCTAGAGATCAG CAGTTGAAGCGACCAACTCCAAAACTTCCAGCTCGTGGTAATTTGGCAGAGGAACGGCCAAAGGCAAAACCAAAGAGACCACGCTATGATGAAGATTCTGATGGTGAAAATGCTATAAATATGATCAGACAGATGTTTGg GTATAATCCTAACAGGTTCAGAGATGACGATGATGTTAGCGACATGGAAGCcaattttgatgatattatgAGGGAGGAGAAACGCAG TGCAAAAATTGCTAAGAGAGAGGACGAAGAACAGCTCCGTCTAATCGAAGAGGAGGAAAGAAGGGAAAGAATGCGATTGGCGAAGAAGCGCAAGCTGAGCCGTCAATGA
- the LOC105158558 gene encoding protein SPT2 homolog isoform X3, translating into MRGYERDQEYENWDEYEDDGDEQEEEEDGEDGYEEPPQPTQEELEYLELRQRIKESIRKQMKKDLGTANSGSRDKINAFRKDNYGSFFGPSQPVIAQRVIQESKSLLENPDLAARISRPNHTSKKTSVSAPAGSKPQANRPPIVTNKLKKKVEMLKNTRDYSFLLSEDAEVPASTKSPPPRNLSAPKSDARSAQLAPRSKQVVNDRGRDVSNGRDGRRPMPPSSQSKPKGAPEKTAKLSTEPRKQLGSHNGSGPGRPQGPKGMPSKSPMPASGKVTAPVAKSTMAGSHRPNPSTIQSGARKPLPSHMQSGTQRPAPPRSQPPLKKPTVQRKEYQESSKPKVVSKQPLPSSRDQLKRPTPKLPARGNLAEERPKAKPKRPRYDEDSDGENAINMIRQMFGYNPNRFRDDDDVSDMEANFDDIMREEKRSAKIAKREDEEQLRLIEEEERRERMRLAKKRKLSRQ; encoded by the exons ATGCGGGGCTATGAAAGAGAT CAGGAGTATGAGAATTGGGATGAGTATGAGGACGATGGTGATGAGcaagaagaggaggaagatGGTGAGGATGGATATGAAGAACCTCCACAGCCGACCCAGGAGGAGTTGGAATATCTTGAACTGAGGCAAAGGATAAAAGAATCTATCAGAAAGCAGATGAAAAAGGATCTGGGCACTGCCAATTCTGGTTCCCGTGACAAGATAAATGCATTTCGTAAAGACAA TTATGGTTCCTTCTTTGGGCCTTCACAACCAGTCATTGCACAGAGAGTAATTCAAGAAAGCAAGTCCTTGTTGGAGAATCCAGACTTGGCAGCGAGGATTTCCAGACCTAACCATACT AGCAAGAAGACCTCTGTTTCAGCCCCTGCAGGGTCAAAACCTCAAGCCAACCGTCCACCAATTGTTACTAATAAG ttgaaaaaaaaagttgaaatgcTCAAAAATACGAGGGACTATTCGTTTCTATTATCTGAGGATGCTGAGGTTCCAGCCTCAACAAAGAGCCCTCCACCAAGAAATCTATCGGCCCCCAAGTCTG ATGCACGCTCTGCTCAACTAGCTCCAAGGAGCAAACAGGTGGTGAATGATCGTGGAAGAGATGTCTCCAATGGTCGTGATGGGAGGAGGCCAATGCCTCCAAGCAGTCAAAGCAAACCTAAAGGTGCACCAGAGAAGACAGCCAAGTTATCAACAGAACCTAGAAAACAGCTTGGTAGCCATAATGGAAGTGGGCCTGGTCGGCCTCAGGGGCCCAAAGGCATGCCTTCTAAGAGTCCCATGCCTGCTTCAGGGAAGGTCACTGCACCCGTTGCAAAAAGTACTATGGCGGGTTCGCATAGACCAAACCCTTCAACCATACAATCTGGTGCCCGTAAACCATTGCCATCACATATGCAATCTGGCACTCAGAGACCTGCTCCTCCGCGCAGTCAACCCCCACTTAAAAAACCCACAGTGCAGAGGAAGGAGTATCAAGAAAGTAGCAAGCCTAAGGTCGTCAGTAAACAGCCATTGCCATCCTCTAGAGATCAG TTGAAGCGACCAACTCCAAAACTTCCAGCTCGTGGTAATTTGGCAGAGGAACGGCCAAAGGCAAAACCAAAGAGACCACGCTATGATGAAGATTCTGATGGTGAAAATGCTATAAATATGATCAGACAGATGTTTGg GTATAATCCTAACAGGTTCAGAGATGACGATGATGTTAGCGACATGGAAGCcaattttgatgatattatgAGGGAGGAGAAACGCAG TGCAAAAATTGCTAAGAGAGAGGACGAAGAACAGCTCCGTCTAATCGAAGAGGAGGAAAGAAGGGAAAGAATGCGATTGGCGAAGAAGCGCAAGCTGAGCCGTCAATGA
- the LOC105158558 gene encoding protein SPT2 homolog isoform X1, which yields MRGYERDQEYENWDEYEDDGDEQEEEEDGEDGYEEPPQPTQEELEYLELRQRIKESIRKQMKKDLGTANSGSRDKINAFRKDNYGSFFGPSQPVIAQRVIQESKSLLENPDLAARISRPNHTSKKTSVSAPAGSKPQANRPPIVTNKLKKKVEMLKNTRDYSFLLSEDAEVPASTKSPPPRNLSAPKSDARSAQLAPRSKQVVNDRGRDVSNGRDGRRPMPPSSQSKPKGAPEKTAKLSTEPRKQLGSHNGSGPGRPQGPKGMPSKSPMPASGKVTAPVAKSTMAGSHRPNPSTIQSGARKPLPSHMQSGTQRPAPPRSQPPLKKPTVQRKEYQESSKPKVVSKQPLPSSRDQQLKRPTPKLPARGNLAEERPKAKPKRPRYDEDSDGENAINMIRQMFGYNPNRFRDDDDVSDMEANFDDIMREEKRSAKIAKREDEEQLRLIEEEERRERMRLAKKRKLSRQ from the exons ATGCGGGGCTATGAAAGAGAT CAGGAGTATGAGAATTGGGATGAGTATGAGGACGATGGTGATGAGcaagaagaggaggaagatGGTGAGGATGGATATGAAGAACCTCCACAGCCGACCCAGGAGGAGTTGGAATATCTTGAACTGAGGCAAAGGATAAAAGAATCTATCAGAAAGCAGATGAAAAAGGATCTGGGCACTGCCAATTCTGGTTCCCGTGACAAGATAAATGCATTTCGTAAAGACAA TTATGGTTCCTTCTTTGGGCCTTCACAACCAGTCATTGCACAGAGAGTAATTCAAGAAAGCAAGTCCTTGTTGGAGAATCCAGACTTGGCAGCGAGGATTTCCAGACCTAACCATACT AGCAAGAAGACCTCTGTTTCAGCCCCTGCAGGGTCAAAACCTCAAGCCAACCGTCCACCAATTGTTACTAATAAG ttgaaaaaaaaagttgaaatgcTCAAAAATACGAGGGACTATTCGTTTCTATTATCTGAGGATGCTGAGGTTCCAGCCTCAACAAAGAGCCCTCCACCAAGAAATCTATCGGCCCCCAAGTCTG ATGCACGCTCTGCTCAACTAGCTCCAAGGAGCAAACAGGTGGTGAATGATCGTGGAAGAGATGTCTCCAATGGTCGTGATGGGAGGAGGCCAATGCCTCCAAGCAGTCAAAGCAAACCTAAAGGTGCACCAGAGAAGACAGCCAAGTTATCAACAGAACCTAGAAAACAGCTTGGTAGCCATAATGGAAGTGGGCCTGGTCGGCCTCAGGGGCCCAAAGGCATGCCTTCTAAGAGTCCCATGCCTGCTTCAGGGAAGGTCACTGCACCCGTTGCAAAAAGTACTATGGCGGGTTCGCATAGACCAAACCCTTCAACCATACAATCTGGTGCCCGTAAACCATTGCCATCACATATGCAATCTGGCACTCAGAGACCTGCTCCTCCGCGCAGTCAACCCCCACTTAAAAAACCCACAGTGCAGAGGAAGGAGTATCAAGAAAGTAGCAAGCCTAAGGTCGTCAGTAAACAGCCATTGCCATCCTCTAGAGATCAG CAGTTGAAGCGACCAACTCCAAAACTTCCAGCTCGTGGTAATTTGGCAGAGGAACGGCCAAAGGCAAAACCAAAGAGACCACGCTATGATGAAGATTCTGATGGTGAAAATGCTATAAATATGATCAGACAGATGTTTGg GTATAATCCTAACAGGTTCAGAGATGACGATGATGTTAGCGACATGGAAGCcaattttgatgatattatgAGGGAGGAGAAACGCAG TGCAAAAATTGCTAAGAGAGAGGACGAAGAACAGCTCCGTCTAATCGAAGAGGAGGAAAGAAGGGAAAGAATGCGATTGGCGAAGAAGCGCAAGCTGAGCCGTCAATGA
- the LOC105158557 gene encoding phosphoenolpyruvate carboxykinase (ATP)-like: MAANGNGRVPTAPSAGGVGRNGLAKIQTNKRAEGVCHDDSTPPVKAQTIDELHSLQMKKSAPTTPIDGMKGPFAAFSEDERSKQQLQSISASLASLTRETGPKVVKGDPARQSETPRVSHVSHEITPTISVSDSSLKFTHILYNLSPAELYEQAIKYEKGSFITSSGALATLSGAKTGRSPKDKRVVRDETTEHDLWWGKGSPNIEMDEHTFMVNRERAVDYLNSLDKVFVNDQFLNWDPENRIKVRIVSARAYHSLFMHNMCIRPTPEELENFGTPDFTIYNAGQFPCNRYTHYMTSSTSIDLNLARREMVILGTQYAGEMKKGLFSVMHYLMPKRQILSLHSGCNMGKDGDVALFFGLSGTGKTTLSTDHNRYLIGDDEHCWGDNGVSNIEGGCYAKCIDLSREKEPDIWNAIKFGTVLENVVFDEHTREVDYSDKSVTENTRAAYPIEYIPNAKIPCVAPHPKNVVLLACDAFGVLPPVSKLSLAQTMYHFISGYTALVAGTEDGIKEPQATFSACFGAAFIMMHPTKYAAMLAAKMEKHGATGWLVNTGWSGGRYGSGSRIKLAYTRKIIDAIHSGSLLKANYKKTEVFGLEIPTEVEGVPSEILEPMNTWSDKKAYKETLLKLAGLFKTNFEGFVAHKIGKDDKLTDEILAAGPVL, translated from the exons ATGGCGGCTAACGGGAACGGACGCGTGCCCACGGCTCCCAGCGCCGGCGGAGTAGGGCGGAACGGGTTGGCGAAGATTCAGACGAATAAAAGAGCGGAGGGTGTTTGTCACGACGACAGTACGCCGCCGGTGAAGGCTCAGACGATTGACGAGCTCCATTCTCTGCAGATGAAGAAGTCGGCGCCGACCACTCCCATCGATGGGATGAAAGGCCCCTTTGCGGCGTTCTCTGAGGACGAACGCAGCAAGCAGCAACTTCAGTCCATCAG TGCTTCACTGGCATCCTTGACAAGAGAGACTGGACCTAAGGTGGTGAAAGGGGACCCGGCGAGGCAGTCGGAGACCCCTCGAGTATCGCACGTCAGCCACGAAATCACCCCCACCATTAGTGTCAGTGACAGTTCTTTGAAGTTCACTCATATCCTCTACAACCTCTCACCTGCCG AGCTTTATGAGCAGGCCATAAAGTACGAAAAAGGGTCTTTCATTACATCTAGCGGTGCATTGGCAACCCTTTCAGGGGCGAAGACTGGGCGTTCTCCAAAGGACAAACGTGTCGTAAGAGATGAGACCACTGAGCATGATCTTTGGTGGGGAAA GGGCTCGCCAAACATCGAAATGGACGAGCACACCTTCATGGTTAACAGAGAAAGGGCAGTGGATTACTTGAATTCCTTGGATAAG GTCTTTGTCAATGATCAATTCCTGAACTGGGATCCAGAGAACCGTATCAAAGTCAGGATAGTTTCAGCCAGGGCTTACCATTCCTTGTTCATGCATAACAT GTGTATCCGACCCACTCCTGAAGAGCTGGAGAATTTTGGTACTCCGGACTTCACTATATACAATGCTGGACAGTTCCCATGTAATCGTTACACACACTACATGACATCTTCTACTAGCATAGATTTAAACCTTGCTAGAAGGGAAATGGTCATCCTCGGCACTCAGTACGCCGGGGAGATGAAGAAAGGCCTTTTCAGTGTTATGCACTATCTCATGCCTAAGCGTCAAATCCTGTCCCTCCATTCTGGCTGCAATATGGGCAAAGATGGAGATGTTGCTCTCTTCTTTGGCTTGTCAG GTACGGGAAAAACTACTTTGTCTACTGATCACAATCGGTACCTAATTGGAGACGATGAACATTGCTGGGGTGATAATGGTGTGTCGAACATTGAAGGAGGCTGCTATGCCAAGTGTATCGATCTTTCAAGGGAGAAGGAGCCTGATATTTGGAACGCCATCAAGTTTGGGACAG TTTTGGAGAATGTGGTGTTTGACGAGCATACTAGAGAAGTGGATTACTCTGACAAATCCGTTACAG AGAATACTCGAGCTGCCTATCCCATTGAGTACATCCCAAATGCTAAAATTCCATGTGTTGCCCCACACCCCAAGAATGTCGTACTCTTGGCATGTGATGCATTCGGCGTGCTCCCTCCAGTGAGCAAGCTAAGTCTGGCACAGACAATGTACCATTTCATCAGCGGCTACACTGCCCTG GTGGCTGGGACTGAAGACGGAATTAAGGAGCCACAAGCAACATTCTCGGCTTGCTTTGGAGCTGCCTTTATAATGATGCATCCTACCAAATATGCAGCCATGTTAGCTGCAAAGATGGAGAAGCATGGTGCAACAGGGTGGCTCGTTAACACTGGCTGGTCTGGTGGAAG ATATGGTTCTGGGAGTCGTATCAAACTAGCATACACTCGAAAAATCATTGATGCAATACACTCCGGCAGCCTGTTGAAGGCTAATTACAAGAAGACTGAGGTGTTTGGACTCGAGATCCCAACCGAGGTTGAGGGTGTGCCTTCGGAGATCTTGGAACCTATGAATACC TGGTCTGATAAGAAGGCCTACAAGGAGACACTGCTGAAACTGGCTGGCCTGTTCAAGACAAACTTTGAAGGGTTTGTGGCTCACAAGATCGGGAAGGATGACAAGTTGACTGATGAAATTCTTGCTGCTGGTCCTGTTCTCTGA